aattctaacaatatagaaatttaataaaacttaatatagaatttatagttgttttgcgtctatttatcgtaacttttcgttaaaaactattttaatatttaaaattaatattattttgtttttaattataattatttaatagaaaattatatttactcattacaaccattagttcaatattctcagttagaaTCACTTTGTCATATTGATTTTTCTAATTGTagctttaccataatttttcataaacaaaccttatatttataatactttaaataattttttttggcaaagttgtgtctattctacataatatatttttttataagatttcattttgatggttgtgtttttagtaaccgtttatgtatttaaactattttattacattcaaatgatttcataatgtataatttttaatttttaatttttaatttttttttttctaaaatacttccccgCGACGCAggggggtctgagtcctagtataTGGTAATATAAGAATAAGATTATCCTATTACATAAAAGTTTTGCCTATAATCTTTCATGTTATGTGTCTATTCCACTTGTTAGGAAGGAGCAAGGGAGGGCAGACCAGGAAGGAGCAGCTAGGACATGAAGGGTACCAGGAGATTGGCAGCAAAGGAGGAGAGGCGAGGAAGGAGCAGTTAGGTCACGAGGGTTACCAAGAAATGGGACATAAAGGAGGAGAGGCGAGGAAGGAGCAGTTAGGTCACGAGGGTTACCAAGAAATGGGACATAAAGGAGGAGAGGCGAGGAAGGAGCAGTTAGGTCACGAGGGTTACCAAGAAATGGGACATAAAGGAGGAGAGGCGAGGAAGGAGCAGTTAGGTCACGAGGGTTACCAAGAAATGGGACATAAAGGAGGAGAGGCGAGGAAGGAGCAGTTAGGTCACGAGGGTTACCAAGAAATGGGACATAAAGGAGGAGAGGCGAGGAAGGAGCAGTTAGGTCACGAGGGTTACCAAGAAATGGGACATAAAGGAGGAGAGGCGAGGAAGGAGCAGTTAGGGCACGAGGGTTATAAGGAAATGGGGCGCAAAGGAGGACTGAGTACGATGGATAAATCTGGTGGAGAGCGTGCGGAGGAGGAAGGGATTGAGATCGACGAGTCCAAGTACACCAACAAGGGGAAGTAGCTACCAGCGAGCCAATAATCCGTAGTAGATAATCTGAATAAGTAAACCTCTAGGTTTTGTGGATGGCTGCGCAGGTTTTAACTAGGGTTTGTTTTAATGTATTTCGTTTAGCGTTTTCTCTCATGTGTGTGGTTTAACTACGTACGGTTTGTACTAACGGCAGGGTTGTACCACTCgaatgtttttgacttttttttggcGTGGGTGCAATCAAATGAAATGCGGTGATGCtttgaaattgttgttttgttctACTTTCAAGTTCTTTATTGCAGCTATAGTAAAATATGTCCCATAGCAAGGGCCTCGAAATGTTAATACTGCACGTGGAGAAGCGTTAAGCAGATAAAGTGTTTAACAAACATAGAAGAACTTTCATACATTCATTATCTGTTACAAGTGTAGTTCCTTAGTCTTCCCATAAGACTCGCAAGTGTAGGACCCCAGAACTTCTCGTAACGCCCCTCACTATTTTGAGGAGGGATGAGTAACAGCAACCACAGGAAGTGTAGACAAACGACACCCCAATCGTAGAACGCTAGAGGTCTAGAACAAGTAGtgaacaagaaacagaaaagagaGGGCGCACTTATGGTACATCGATTACAATTTAACGCGGTCCAGCTAAAGATACAACGAGAGAGTTGTTTCTACTGATGGCAGATAATTTTACAATATCTTAAAAACTAGTTGATGCCACCACTTTCCCACATTTGTGGTTTCAACGCCTCTGCTTTGGCCAAAAACACCATCCATATACGCTTTTTCAATGTTGCGATGCTAATGCAGTCACGAATATGCCGAGTACCAAGAATGGCTGTGCGCTTGCCTGTAATCAAGCAACTTCTGGTTAAAAATACCAGTCAGAGATATAAGCAATCTGAGTTTTTATTCCCATGTGTTCACTTTGATGACTTACCTGGTACTTGACGTCATATTTGACAGGGTCCTTGAGAAAGTATTTAAACTGCAGTTTGAGGAAGAGTCTAGCAATCAGAAGAGTGACAAGaatgtaattaattttaatgtGACACTGTTAACGTCTTTACCTGGAACACAATCTGAGGAATGATCAAAGCTAGCAACGCCAATGCATAATAAGGTTTCCCAGATGCTAATAGGTATCCTGCAAAGCAAATAGACATTTACTAGTGATGATCTCTACCCTTTATTTGGTGCTATAAAACACAGCCATTAGTAAAGGTAATGTGTCTCTCAGGGAAAAGTAGCTTGTAAGCCATTAGTAAAGGTAATGAATATCTACCAAACACACAGATGAAACATAAACATGGATGCCTCTTTCTTAGCTCATATCTCTAGAGTCTGTGACCCCCATGAACAAAATAGAAGATATGGAAGCCAAATCACAACTGAAGAAACTATTAATACTACATACCGGCAACAGAGAGCTGAGTAACGTCTATAGCACCAACGCATATCCATTTTGCAGTTTCAGTGCCAAAAGCTACTGGGAGGGATTGAAGTCCTAATGCTCTGTCACCTTCAACACTTTTGAAGTCATTAACAATGGCTATTCCCAACTGCATTATTACAAAAGTACAACAACATGAAGCAATAGCAGGTTATATCAGATAACGTAAAAAGCATCATAAAAGGACGTAAGAAGAGTACCCCAGCTATGCTGTACAAGAGTGTTAGAACAACGACGTCTGGTGTAAGAGTGCCAAACAATGCTTGGCCAGCCCACCTATCAAATCAAgtgagaaagaaacaatcaattCAATGCTTGGCCAGCCCACCTATATTAATGCACGAGATATCTCACCATGGCAAACTGATATAGCTTGCTCCAAGAGCAAAATTTCCAACCCATCCATTTTGTTTTAGCTGCAAGAGTCaattcatatatcaataaaGTCCTAAACTCCAAAACTTATCCACAAAGAATGTCTTGTCATTAGAGGAGTGAAAATTAAGACAAGAACTTACCTTAAGAGGTGGAGCAGAGTATATATAAGATAGCAATGATCCTCCCAAAGCAAGATAAAACACAGTGGGAGTTGTATGCCCTGCCTGAAGAAGGAAGATTTAGTAAATCTGATGTGCTTTTTATAACTGTACAAGTTTATGTCAGAACCGCCAACTTACCCACACATCTAATATACCAGCAATTCCAAGACCTCCCAATAATAGCACCCAGAATTGTGTAATAACCTGCATTGAAAGAGTTGTAAACAAGAAGTACACAAATAAGAATCATAAAAGGTGATCAAAGCTCACACAATGTTCTCTATCTCAGTACCTCTTGCTCTGATATAGCTCCAGATGGAATTGGACGATATGGCTCATTAATCGCGTCGATATCTCGATCATACCAGTCGTTGATTGTCTGTAAAAATGAACAACACATCTAAGTTTATGCAGCACTAAGAACATGCATTACCATAAGCACTACTCTAGATTTTTGTCTTGTCAAAACCAAACCTGTGTATAGCCAGTAAGACAGGGACCAGACATCACCATACAAAGAATCGACTTAGCAACGTCCTCTGGGGTCCAGTGAAAGTTCCCTGCAGGaagcaaaaaaagttaaagaaagaTGTGTTTTGAGCAAACCAAAGATTTAGTCATGAAAGTAAAAAACTTGATGAACAGTGATGTGTCAAGACAAACCTGAAGCAGCAGCGCCACAGACGACTCCCCAAACCAATGGAGGCCAAGTGACTGGCTTTGTAAGCTGAAGTCGAATCTTCCATTTATTCTGAACAATCAAATTCAACTCTTTTTTTAGCTAACAAACAACATTTTCACATAATTTGGTAGCTAAacgttaatatatatacaaaggtTATGTTATGAGAGAGGGATTACTTTTAATAGAAAAGACCTAAACTATGACAAATTACACATCATTATGCACAGATATGATAAATTATTCTCAAATTATATCaatttcaaaacccaaaattaaaaaagatccaagaagaagaagaaaattacagTTTCTTGAGACGCTCCTTTGATACCGAGAAGCTGGTTAATGCTCGAACCACTACCGGCTGGTGCCTTGTCAGGCGTCTGAGATTTAACTGCCGTCGTAAATTTCAAATCCTCTCAAGTGTCAAATTCAGTTAAAAAACTTAACTAAGAAAAAGATAAttcaaagaattttttta
The sequence above is drawn from the Camelina sativa cultivar DH55 chromosome 4, Cs, whole genome shotgun sequence genome and encodes:
- the LOC104781015 gene encoding chlorophyll synthase, chloroplastic isoform X2, whose amino-acid sequence is MTTSILNTVSSIHSSRVTSVDRVGVLSLRNPDSVDFTRRRSGRRFVVRAAETDTDKVKSQTPDKAPAGSGSSINQLLGIKGASQETNKWKIRLQLTKPVTWPPLVWGVVCGAAASGNFHWTPEDVAKSILCMVMSGPCLTGYTQTINDWYDRDIDAINEPYRPIPSGAISEQEVITQFWVLLLGGLGIAGILDVWAGHTTPTVFYLALGGSLLSYIYSAPPLKLKQNGWVGNFALGASYISLPWWAGQALFGTLTPDVVVLTLLYSIAGLGIAIVNDFKSVEGDRALGLQSLPVAFGTETAKWICVGAIDVTQLSVAGYLLASGKPYYALALLALIIPQIVFQFKYFLKDPVKYDVKYQASAQPFLVLGIFVTALASQH
- the LOC104781015 gene encoding chlorophyll synthase, chloroplastic isoform X1 — protein: MTTSILNTVSSIHSSRVTSVDRVGVLSLRNPDSVDFTRRRSGSSSLVFGSPGRRFVVRAAETDTDKVKSQTPDKAPAGSGSSINQLLGIKGASQETNKWKIRLQLTKPVTWPPLVWGVVCGAAASGNFHWTPEDVAKSILCMVMSGPCLTGYTQTINDWYDRDIDAINEPYRPIPSGAISEQEVITQFWVLLLGGLGIAGILDVWAGHTTPTVFYLALGGSLLSYIYSAPPLKLKQNGWVGNFALGASYISLPWWAGQALFGTLTPDVVVLTLLYSIAGLGIAIVNDFKSVEGDRALGLQSLPVAFGTETAKWICVGAIDVTQLSVAGYLLASGKPYYALALLALIIPQIVFQFKYFLKDPVKYDVKYQASAQPFLVLGIFVTALASQH
- the LOC104781016 gene encoding em-like protein GEA1, translated to MASKQLSREELDEKAKQGETVVQGGTGGKSLEAQEHLAEGRTGGKSLEAQEHLAEGRSKGGQTRKEQLGHEGYQEIGSKGGEARKEQLGHEGYQEMGHKGGEARKEQLGHEGYQEMGHKGGEARKEQLGHEGYQEMGHKGGEARKEQLGHEGYQEMGHKGGEARKEQLGHEGYQEMGHKGGEARKEQLGHEGYQEMGHKGGEARKEQLGHEGYKEMGRKGGLSTMDKSGGERAEEEGIEIDESKYTNKGK